CTTTTGTATACCATTGCTAAATTTGTTCTCCAATTAAGCTCTCCATCCATTCATCAACTTTTGATCTTACAAAAAGAAATTTTTTTCCATTTCTAATTACAGGAGCTCCTTTTCTATGTGCCAAGTTATAAGCTGCCTGTTTACCTAACTCATATTCCTTACGAAATTCTTCAATATCCATAACCTTTTTAGAGCTTGGCTTACTTTGTAAAACTTTATAT
The genomic region above belongs to Clostridium sp. AWRP and contains:
- a CDS encoding helix-turn-helix domain-containing protein, which encodes MEKYKVLQSKPSSKKVMDIEEFRKEYELGKQAAYNLAHRKGAPVIRNGKKFLFVRSKVDEWMESLIGEQI